In one Papio anubis isolate 15944 chromosome 11, Panubis1.0, whole genome shotgun sequence genomic region, the following are encoded:
- the SFR1 gene encoding swi5-dependent recombination DNA repair protein 1 homolog isoform X1: MAEGEKNQDFTFKMESSSDSAVVLPSTPQASANPSSPYTNSSRKQPMSATLRERLRKTRSSFNSCYNVVKRLKVESEENDQTFSDKPASSTEENCLEFQESFKHIDSEFEENTNLKNTLKNLSVCESQSLHSGSCSALQNEFMNENLPKQRLNDEKAKLVKQVQEKEDLLRRLKLVKMYRSKNDLSQLQLLIKKWRSCSQLLLYELQSAVSEENKKLSLTQLIDHYGLDDKLLHYNRSEEEFIDV; the protein is encoded by the exons ATGGCGGAGGGAG agaaaaaCCAAGATTTCACTTTCAAGATGGAAAGTTCGTCAGACTCAGCTGTGGTTTTACCTAGCACTCCTCAGGCCTCTGCGAATCCATCATCTCCCTATACAAATAGTTCACGAAAACAA CCTATGAGTGCAACACTTAGAGAAAGATTAAGGAAAACAAGATCTTCATTTAATTCCTGTTACAATGTGGTGAAACGTCTTAAAGTAGAGAGTGAAGAAAATGATCAGACCTTTTCAGACAAACCAGCATCTTCCACAGAGGAAAACTGTTTGGAATTTCAAGAAAGTTTTAAACACATAGATAGtgaatttgaagaaaatacaaatttgaaaaatactttgaaGAATCTCAGTGTCTGTGAATCTCAGTCACTTCATTCTGGATCATGCAGTGCTCTCCAAAATGAGTTCATGAATGAGAATCTTCCTAAACAAAGATTAAACGATGAAAAAGCCAAATTGGTGAAGCAGGTTCAGGAGAAAGAAGACCTTCTTCGGAGGCTAAAACTAGTCAAAATGTATAGATCAAAG aatgATCTGTCTCAGTTACAGTTGTTAATAAAGAAGTGGAGAAGTTGTAGCCAGCTGTTGCTTTATGAGTTGCAGTCAGCTGTGTCTGAAGAGAACAAGAAACTGAGCCTTACTCAATTGATAGACCACTATGGGTTAGATGATAAATTGCTGCACTATAACAGAAGTGAAGAAGAATTTATAGATGTTTAA
- the SFR1 gene encoding swi5-dependent recombination DNA repair protein 1 homolog isoform X2 — MESSSDSAVVLPSTPQASANPSSPYTNSSRKQPMSATLRERLRKTRSSFNSCYNVVKRLKVESEENDQTFSDKPASSTEENCLEFQESFKHIDSEFEENTNLKNTLKNLSVCESQSLHSGSCSALQNEFMNENLPKQRLNDEKAKLVKQVQEKEDLLRRLKLVKMYRSKNDLSQLQLLIKKWRSCSQLLLYELQSAVSEENKKLSLTQLIDHYGLDDKLLHYNRSEEEFIDV; from the exons ATGGAAAGTTCGTCAGACTCAGCTGTGGTTTTACCTAGCACTCCTCAGGCCTCTGCGAATCCATCATCTCCCTATACAAATAGTTCACGAAAACAA CCTATGAGTGCAACACTTAGAGAAAGATTAAGGAAAACAAGATCTTCATTTAATTCCTGTTACAATGTGGTGAAACGTCTTAAAGTAGAGAGTGAAGAAAATGATCAGACCTTTTCAGACAAACCAGCATCTTCCACAGAGGAAAACTGTTTGGAATTTCAAGAAAGTTTTAAACACATAGATAGtgaatttgaagaaaatacaaatttgaaaaatactttgaaGAATCTCAGTGTCTGTGAATCTCAGTCACTTCATTCTGGATCATGCAGTGCTCTCCAAAATGAGTTCATGAATGAGAATCTTCCTAAACAAAGATTAAACGATGAAAAAGCCAAATTGGTGAAGCAGGTTCAGGAGAAAGAAGACCTTCTTCGGAGGCTAAAACTAGTCAAAATGTATAGATCAAAG aatgATCTGTCTCAGTTACAGTTGTTAATAAAGAAGTGGAGAAGTTGTAGCCAGCTGTTGCTTTATGAGTTGCAGTCAGCTGTGTCTGAAGAGAACAAGAAACTGAGCCTTACTCAATTGATAGACCACTATGGGTTAGATGATAAATTGCTGCACTATAACAGAAGTGAAGAAGAATTTATAGATGTTTAA